The genomic window GAGATGAAGGAAGAAGCCGATGCGGGAAGGGACAAGCTGATAGAATCCCTTGCCGACTTCGACGAAGCGATAATGGAAAAATACCTGAACGGGGAACCAGTCTCTGAAGAAGAGATAGTGGATTCGATAAGAAAATCCACTATCGGGTTGAACATAGTGCCGGTCATACTCGGCTCCGCGTTCAAGAACAAGGGCGTCCAGCTCCTCCTCGATTCGATAGTGACCTATTTGCCATCTCCGCTCGATGTCCCTCCGGTCGAAGGAATAAATCCGGATACGGAGCAGGGAGAGGTGAGACACCCGAGCGACGACGAGCCGTTCTCGGCGCTTGCCTTTAAGATCATGACCGACCCGTTCGTGGGCCAGCTCACATATATAAGAGTTTATTCGGGAAAGCTCGTTTCGGGCTCAACCGTCTATAACTCCACGAAGGGCAAAAGGGAGAAGATCGGAAGGCTCGTCAGGATGCACTCGAACAAGAGGGAAGATATAAAGGAGATAGGCGCTGGCGGCATTGCGGCGGCGGTCGGCCTCAAGCTGACTACCACCGGCGACACGCTCTGCGACGAGGCTAAACCGATAATACTCGAAAGCCTCTATTTTGCTGAGCCTGTGATATCGATCGCGATAGAGCCCAAAACCAAGTCCGACCAGGAAAAGCTCGGCATCTCCCTCAATAAAATATCCCTCGAAGACCCAACATTTAAAGTTAAATACGATGATGAAACAGGCCAGACCCTTATATCGGGTATGGGCGAATTGCACCTGGAAATAATCGTTGACCGTCTCAAGCGCGAGTTCAACGTCGATGCCAACGTCGGCAAGCCCCAGGTGGCTTACAGGGAAACGGTTACCAAGAACTCCGACGTCGAAGCCAAGTTTATAAGGCAGACGGGCGGCAGGGGCCAGTACGGGCACGTAAAGATAAAGATGGAGCGCGGAGAGGAAGGCTCGGGTGTCACGTTCGTCGACGAGATCAAGGGCGGAACGATACCGAGGGAATACATCCCGGCCGTGGAAAAGGGCATCAAAGAAGCTTCCGAAACGGGAGTCGTCGCCGGCTATCCGGTCATAGACGTGGTCGTCAAGCTCTACGACGGGTCCTATCACGAGGTGGACAGCTCCGAAATCGCGTTCAAGATCGCTGCATCGATGGCCTTCAAGGACGCCGTTATGAGGGCGAAGCCCATAATCCTGGAGCCTCTGATGAAGGTCGAGGTGGTCGTGCCTGAAGACTTCATGGGCTCCGTGATGGGCAACCTGAGCTCTAGAAGGGGTAAGATCATGGGCACAGAGCTCCGCGGGAACATGCAGGCTATAAGGGCCGAGGTCCCGCTCTCCGAGATGTTCGGGTATGCGACCGAGCTCCGGTCGATGA from Thermodesulfobacteriota bacterium includes these protein-coding regions:
- the fusA gene encoding elongation factor G, translating into MEKAIPINKVRNIGIVAHIDAGKTTTTERILYYTGLTYKIGEVHEGTATMDWMEQERERGITITSATTTCFWNDHRINIIDTPGHVDFTIEVERSLKVLDGAVVVFDSVGGVEPQSETVWRQADRYRVPRMCFVNKMDKIGADFAKVVSQIKDRLNANPVPLHTPYFEGDNFKGIIDLIKMKLALWDEDSLGLKYDWYDIPSEMKEEADAGRDKLIESLADFDEAIMEKYLNGEPVSEEEIVDSIRKSTIGLNIVPVILGSAFKNKGVQLLLDSIVTYLPSPLDVPPVEGINPDTEQGEVRHPSDDEPFSALAFKIMTDPFVGQLTYIRVYSGKLVSGSTVYNSTKGKREKIGRLVRMHSNKREDIKEIGAGGIAAAVGLKLTTTGDTLCDEAKPIILESLYFAEPVISIAIEPKTKSDQEKLGISLNKISLEDPTFKVKYDDETGQTLISGMGELHLEIIVDRLKREFNVDANVGKPQVAYRETVTKNSDVEAKFIRQTGGRGQYGHVKIKMERGEEGSGVTFVDEIKGGTIPREYIPAVEKGIKEASETGVVAGYPVIDVVVKLYDGSYHEVDSSEIAFKIAASMAFKDAVMRAKPIILEPLMKVEVVVPEDFMGSVMGNLSSRRGKIMGTELRGNMQAIRAEVPLSEMFGYATELRSMTEGRGSFTMEFSHYSALPELLSENLKTNVRAV